In Notolabrus celidotus isolate fNotCel1 chromosome 22, fNotCel1.pri, whole genome shotgun sequence, one genomic interval encodes:
- the strn3 gene encoding striatin-3 isoform X2, with protein sequence MEEQPGGGGGGGAGGAGTQRQQQQGGNQNQNQATGGVMVPHQPDELPRPQQQYTIPGILHYIQHEWARFEMERAHWEVERAELQPLVPAVGNVPTSWGLSLQLKSTFSCRCKQGRVLRKFLQVDLLLLLYSSNPVLRPSCSPGSFIS encoded by the exons atggaggagcagcccggaggaggaggaggaggaggagcaggaggagcgggcacacagaggcagcagcagcaggggggcaaccagaaccagaaccaggccACAGGAGGAGTCATGGTGCCCCACCAGCCGGACGAGCTGCCCCGGCCCCAGCAGCAGTACACCATCCCCGGCATCCTGCACTACATCCAGCACGAGTGGGCCCGCTTCGAGATGGAGAGGGCGCACTGGGAGGTGGAGAGGGCCGAGCTCCAG cccctggttcctgctgttggAAATGTTCCTACTTCCTGGGGATTGTCcctgcagttgaaaagcacctttagcTGCAGGTGTAAACAGGGACGAGTACTGAGAAAGTTCCTCCAGgtggatttattattattattgt ACTCTTCAAACCCAGTTCTGAGGCCCAGCTGTTCACCAGGTAGCTTCATCAGCTAG
- the strn3 gene encoding striatin-3 isoform X1 codes for MEEQPGGGGGGGAGGAGTQRQQQQGGNQNQNQATGGVMVPHQPDELPRPQQQYTIPGILHYIQHEWARFEMERAHWEVERAELQPLVPAVGNVPTSWGLSLQLKSTFSCRCKQGRVLRKFLQVDLLLLLCKYQHVVHMSQTPAGSVCPVV; via the exons atggaggagcagcccggaggaggaggaggaggaggagcaggaggagcgggcacacagaggcagcagcagcaggggggcaaccagaaccagaaccaggccACAGGAGGAGTCATGGTGCCCCACCAGCCGGACGAGCTGCCCCGGCCCCAGCAGCAGTACACCATCCCCGGCATCCTGCACTACATCCAGCACGAGTGGGCCCGCTTCGAGATGGAGAGGGCGCACTGGGAGGTGGAGAGGGCCGAGCTCCAG cccctggttcctgctgttggAAATGTTCCTACTTCCTGGGGATTGTCcctgcagttgaaaagcacctttagcTGCAGGTGTAAACAGGGACGAGTACTGAGAAAGTTCCTCCAGgtggatttattattattattgtgtaaGTACCAACATGTAGTCCACATGTCCCAAACCCCTGCTGGGTCTGTCTGTCCTGTAGTCTGA